A portion of the Limibacter armeniacum genome contains these proteins:
- a CDS encoding tyrosine-type recombinase/integrase, with protein MLTVQNNQQLSTGSTRIKASRLLEEYKKFLSTGNGRYENYLRVAHMFLRHCHENKQGVDEVSFNIYASAQQLKKSMKSILRKFILYCENMGYREFIYDLEKGPASETPLILKFTSSIAHIPTRRNYTYALNNYARWCSDTGKPFLAPESIIQYTESIDGVFTKNRYISIFKSLAKWILERRDSLQASFQYKFSDGDIHMLRDITMLKSFREDANQYYKDAFTDEERDFFLDCCPDSETKLLFSLMAYEALRISEACGMLVSDVNHLRRVIYVKGKGTHNKQAVNFSETSAAYFKEYISEVPLSGPELFPTTGKSKAFKIFKQVLAETGIHKDKRVSPHSLRHTALQLLINKGYPLEYVQRHARHRRIESTMVYISKAVEENYLKGDPRVKPEDTKTSGD; from the coding sequence ATGCTAACGGTACAGAATAATCAGCAGCTCTCTACAGGTTCAACACGGATAAAGGCATCTCGTCTGTTGGAAGAATACAAAAAGTTTCTTTCCACAGGAAATGGTCGCTATGAGAATTATTTGCGGGTAGCCCATATGTTCCTTCGCCATTGCCATGAGAATAAACAGGGTGTGGATGAAGTGAGCTTCAATATCTATGCGAGTGCCCAACAGCTGAAAAAATCCATGAAATCCATCCTGAGGAAGTTTATTCTTTACTGCGAAAACATGGGATACCGTGAGTTTATTTATGATCTGGAAAAAGGTCCTGCTTCTGAAACACCACTTATCCTGAAGTTTACAAGCAGTATTGCACACATTCCAACAAGGAGAAACTACACCTATGCCTTGAATAACTATGCAAGGTGGTGTTCTGATACAGGTAAGCCCTTTCTGGCTCCTGAATCCATTATCCAATACACGGAAAGCATAGACGGCGTATTTACCAAAAACCGTTATATCTCCATTTTCAAGTCACTAGCTAAATGGATTCTTGAACGCAGGGATAGCCTTCAGGCCAGTTTCCAGTACAAGTTTTCTGATGGAGACATCCACATGCTGCGTGACATTACCATGCTTAAGTCTTTCAGGGAAGATGCCAATCAGTATTATAAGGATGCCTTTACCGATGAGGAGCGTGATTTCTTCCTTGACTGCTGTCCTGATTCAGAAACGAAATTACTATTCAGCCTGATGGCTTATGAGGCACTTCGTATATCGGAAGCTTGTGGTATGCTGGTCAGTGATGTCAACCACCTCAGAAGGGTTATATATGTAAAAGGTAAAGGTACACACAACAAGCAGGCTGTCAACTTTAGTGAAACTTCGGCTGCATACTTCAAAGAATATATCAGTGAAGTTCCGCTTTCAGGCCCTGAACTGTTCCCTACTACAGGCAAGAGCAAGGCTTTCAAGATTTTCAAGCAGGTATTGGCAGAGACAGGAATCCACAAAGACAAAAGGGTTTCTCCACATTCACTACGCCATACAGCTTTACAGCTGCTAATTAACAAAGGCTATCCATTGGAATATGTTCAGCGACATGCAAGACACCGCCGAATTGAATCAACCATGGTATATATCAGTAAGGCTGTGGAAGAGAATTACCTGAAAGGAGATCCAAGAGTCAAACCAGAAGATACCAAGACTTCAGGTGATTAA
- a CDS encoding RagB/SusD family nutrient uptake outer membrane protein, producing the protein MKKILRYAMLCAAAVSIIGCDINKEPYEAQTADTIQGSPDGVEVATFGNYAKLKSWTDNWYRVIEYGSDDVALSGTTTDNLFYSYNYQHIPTNYRTNNFWNASYQIIGGTNKIITGVTEGESPKFDQYLGENYYLRAMIYFYLTNVFGRPYYQGESNLSVPLKLDNDYLNFPPRATVGEVYNQIVDDLTKAASLMTEDKANAYASKEAANALLSRVYLYMREYDKAIEHANKVIDSGKYSLVSTNDIGVYPRINPDNNNETIFTIKHLADIDYESNGWYTIGSMYANFQGSGWGEMYASSSFLRLVRQYPEDQRNNFIDPVENGSGEMWALYVDDNTNYAHKVISYDEDTDNYFYDNAGTTTYLTKSTNEYGNTEYFLEEGGKSYSAFIQEAMTDRNGYPKFYILKCSGQDEQAHLWSPVISRLAEVYLNKAEANAHLGNDTEALADINMIRERAGIPTEGLYSEGNLPTGKSVVDVVLEERRLELAWEGHRKFDIFRNGLTLDRNYPGTHLTGAEPLYEVPATHPRVVDYIPESQRLIQGNLEQNP; encoded by the coding sequence ATGAAAAAAATATTAAGATACGCGATGCTTTGTGCAGCAGCTGTCTCTATCATAGGCTGCGATATTAATAAAGAACCTTATGAAGCACAGACTGCCGACACCATTCAAGGCTCTCCTGATGGTGTGGAAGTTGCAACTTTCGGTAATTATGCCAAACTCAAAAGTTGGACTGACAACTGGTACAGGGTAATTGAATATGGTAGTGATGATGTAGCGCTTAGCGGTACTACAACTGACAACCTATTCTATTCTTATAACTATCAGCACATTCCAACCAACTACCGAACAAACAACTTTTGGAATGCTTCCTATCAGATTATTGGTGGTACAAATAAGATCATTACAGGTGTAACCGAAGGAGAAAGTCCCAAATTTGACCAATACTTGGGTGAAAACTATTACCTAAGAGCTATGATCTACTTCTACCTGACCAATGTATTTGGCAGACCATACTATCAGGGAGAAAGTAACCTTTCTGTACCTTTGAAGCTTGACAACGATTACCTTAACTTCCCTCCGAGAGCAACGGTTGGTGAGGTCTACAACCAAATAGTGGATGACTTGACCAAGGCTGCTTCTTTGATGACTGAAGATAAAGCCAATGCCTATGCCTCAAAAGAAGCTGCAAATGCCCTACTCTCAAGAGTTTACTTGTATATGAGAGAATATGACAAGGCAATTGAACATGCCAATAAGGTAATTGACTCAGGAAAATATAGCCTCGTATCTACCAATGATATCGGAGTTTATCCCAGAATCAATCCTGATAATAACAATGAGACAATATTCACAATCAAACACTTAGCTGACATTGATTATGAATCAAATGGATGGTATACCATTGGCTCAATGTATGCAAACTTCCAAGGGTCTGGTTGGGGTGAAATGTATGCATCATCTTCATTCCTGAGGCTGGTAAGACAATACCCTGAAGACCAGCGTAACAATTTCATAGACCCTGTAGAAAACGGGTCAGGTGAAATGTGGGCTCTATATGTCGATGATAACACCAATTATGCTCACAAGGTGATCTCTTATGACGAGGATACTGACAATTACTTCTATGATAATGCTGGAACAACTACTTACCTGACAAAAAGCACTAATGAGTATGGAAATACTGAGTACTTTTTGGAAGAAGGTGGCAAATCATATTCAGCATTTATTCAGGAAGCAATGACAGACCGAAATGGTTATCCTAAATTCTATATCCTGAAATGCTCAGGACAAGATGAACAAGCACACCTATGGTCACCTGTGATTTCACGATTGGCAGAAGTATACCTCAACAAAGCTGAGGCAAATGCACACCTAGGCAATGATACTGAAGCACTTGCTGATATCAATATGATCAGGGAAAGAGCAGGGATTCCAACTGAAGGCCTCTACAGTGAAGGTAACTTACCAACAGGCAAAAGTGTAGTGGATGTAGTACTAGAAGAGAGAAGACTCGAACTAGCTTGGGAAGGCCACCGTAAGTTTGATATATTCAGAAATGGGCTGACACTGGATCGAAACTATCCTGGTACTCACCTGACTGGTGCTGAACCTCTGTATGAAGTACCAGCCACACACCCTAGAGTAGTAGATTATATTCCTGAATCACAAAGACTTATCCAAGGTAACTTGGAGCAGAATCCATAA
- a CDS encoding Gfo/Idh/MocA family protein, which translates to MDKNSRRDFIKKAGITGLGFALAPSLAFAGKKDGIVKLAFIGVGARGMNHLNNALQRDDVEITAICDISPKAIDNALKKFEKYGKKAPEVYGKNEKDYKNMLERKDVQGVIISTPWVWHTPMAVDTMKAGKYAGVEVSAAMTLEECWDLVNTHEETGSHCMILENVCYRRDVMAVLQMVREGLFGEMMHARCGYQHDLRHVKFNNGEQIYGGGVEFGEKAASEAKWRTHHSLHKNGDLYPTHGLGPVALYMDINRGNRFTSISSFATKSRGLNNYIIEKGGKDHPNAHLDWKLGDIVTSTITTANGETIIVTHDTNLPRPYSLGFRVQGTNGLWQHEDGYMGGNLMHIQGHTKDHHWDNADEWLNKYDHPLWQKYGEHATGAGHGGMDFFVMHEFVHAIRTQAAPPLDAYDAAAWSAVTPLSEMSIQEGGEPQSFPDFTRGKWFKRKPVFGFSQV; encoded by the coding sequence ATGGATAAAAACAGCAGAAGAGACTTCATCAAAAAAGCAGGTATCACTGGATTGGGTTTTGCCCTTGCCCCTTCACTTGCATTTGCAGGCAAAAAAGACGGAATCGTTAAGCTAGCCTTTATTGGCGTTGGCGCCAGAGGGATGAACCACCTCAACAATGCCTTGCAGCGTGACGATGTAGAGATTACAGCCATCTGTGATATTTCACCTAAAGCCATTGATAATGCCCTCAAGAAATTTGAGAAATACGGCAAAAAAGCTCCTGAGGTTTATGGCAAAAACGAGAAGGATTACAAGAATATGCTGGAGCGCAAAGACGTTCAGGGCGTAATTATCTCAACTCCTTGGGTATGGCATACACCAATGGCTGTAGACACGATGAAAGCTGGCAAGTATGCAGGGGTTGAAGTATCTGCTGCCATGACATTGGAAGAGTGCTGGGACCTTGTAAATACCCATGAAGAAACAGGTTCACATTGCATGATTCTGGAAAACGTATGTTACAGAAGAGATGTAATGGCTGTACTTCAAATGGTAAGAGAAGGTCTTTTCGGTGAGATGATGCACGCAAGATGTGGCTATCAGCATGACCTAAGACATGTCAAGTTCAACAACGGAGAGCAGATTTATGGTGGTGGTGTTGAGTTTGGCGAAAAAGCAGCTTCAGAAGCAAAATGGAGAACCCACCATTCCCTGCATAAAAACGGTGACCTCTACCCTACCCACGGATTGGGACCTGTAGCACTTTATATGGATATTAACCGTGGCAACCGTTTTACTTCCATTTCTTCTTTTGCTACCAAATCAAGAGGACTGAATAACTACATTATCGAGAAGGGTGGAAAAGATCACCCTAATGCACACCTTGACTGGAAACTGGGGGATATTGTTACATCAACCATCACGACAGCCAATGGGGAAACCATCATCGTTACCCACGATACCAACTTACCAAGACCTTACTCTTTGGGCTTCCGTGTACAAGGCACCAACGGGCTATGGCAACATGAAGATGGCTATATGGGCGGTAACCTGATGCATATTCAGGGACATACCAAAGATCACCACTGGGATAATGCAGATGAGTGGCTGAATAAATATGACCACCCACTGTGGCAAAAATATGGTGAGCATGCAACAGGTGCAGGCCACGGCGGTATGGACTTCTTTGTGATGCATGAGTTTGTCCATGCTATCAGAACGCAAGCAGCTCCTCCATTGGATGCCTATGATGCGGCTGCATGGAGTGCGGTAACACCACTTTCGGAAATGTCAATACAGGAAGGTGGAGAACCACAAAGCTTCCCTGATTTTACGAGAGGAAAATGGTTTAAAAGAAAGCCAGTATTCGGCTTCAGCCAAGTATAA
- a CDS encoding SusC/RagA family TonB-linked outer membrane protein: protein MLLLKKSMSLLLLTALLCFPAFAQDKQIIRGQISDATTNEPIPGVNILIEKTGQGTVTNFEGKFALNAAKGDLITISSIGYVQKKITVGEQTSFNISLEQDTEALDEVVVVGYGEQKRENITGSVAQVTSEKLTDVTTPTVANMLQGKIAGVNISQSSGSPGASPVIRIRGRSSINSGQDPLWVVDGVIMHGTPYIAPQEIESISVLKDAASAALYGSRAANGVVVVTTKSGNGGKQINFTARYGVSQLNRGNFELMNSSQLYDYYQSFQNPDKIPSWYNEELKNTDTDWFDIGTQQGVVQDYALTFNGGSEKVRTYLTANYYNEEGSVKGYVYDRFNGRFNLDYDVTDWLTIKPKIATSYINTDSRQHSLYALYRNMPWDNPYDEEGNPVNAQEVQWYGRDNSNYLYDLQWNYGENEIVNLIGNFDFEMELTDGLKFISTNNLSYYTSVYTSYTDPRSISGQGDQGRLYNSRSDRVTRFTNQMLSYKKSIGDHFINALVAYEYNDYKYRDMSATGKGMVPGTTVLNTTSQPVSIGGTANDYAFQSYLFNANYSYDNRYSLQFSFRRDGASRFGDNNKYGNFYAISGAWNIHNEEFFNVKHINSLRLKASYGGIGNTPSSLYPQYELYSLSDQYNGSPSAFPSSLGNDDLTWERTFETNFGLEAYVFDILNINFEVYDKNTSELLSYVPLPAVSGFSGYYDNIGAVRNKGIELSTTVDILKRADIEWSLNANWTRNRNEITSLYNGDEQLGGNKIIKEGSNIDTWYMRKWLGVNPDNGAPLWEVVDEETGEVSTTENYAQATLQDVGVSTPDFYGGFGTYFSYKGFYTSLNFNYSVGAMAYNAARETFDSDGAYSTYNQMVLADGWSRWEKPGDVATHPAAYIGGNKNAHKTSSRYLEEADFLRLRNITLGYNLPATLVNKAFMSSANVYLSIDNVFTSTPFSGVDPEAAIYGDGSSLYPLPRKVMIGANISF from the coding sequence ATGTTACTACTAAAAAAAAGCATGTCTCTGCTCCTATTGACGGCTTTGCTTTGTTTTCCTGCATTTGCTCAGGATAAACAAATCATCAGGGGGCAAATCTCAGACGCTACAACAAACGAACCTATCCCAGGTGTAAACATTTTAATTGAAAAAACAGGGCAAGGAACGGTCACAAACTTTGAAGGTAAATTTGCTCTCAATGCGGCAAAAGGTGACCTGATTACGATTAGCTCTATTGGTTATGTGCAAAAGAAAATAACTGTAGGCGAACAAACCAGCTTTAATATTTCACTAGAGCAGGATACAGAAGCACTAGATGAAGTAGTCGTGGTTGGTTACGGCGAGCAAAAAAGAGAAAACATAACAGGATCAGTAGCACAAGTAACATCTGAAAAGCTGACAGACGTAACAACTCCTACAGTTGCTAATATGCTTCAGGGTAAGATTGCTGGTGTAAATATTTCTCAAAGCTCGGGTAGTCCGGGAGCCTCTCCGGTTATCAGGATTCGTGGTCGCTCTTCAATTAACTCAGGACAAGATCCACTTTGGGTAGTTGACGGTGTAATTATGCACGGTACACCTTATATAGCACCACAAGAAATCGAGAGTATCTCTGTACTAAAAGATGCCGCTTCTGCTGCACTTTACGGTTCTAGGGCTGCCAATGGAGTAGTTGTAGTTACTACAAAGTCTGGTAATGGTGGCAAGCAGATCAATTTCACTGCACGCTATGGTGTTTCTCAACTGAACAGAGGCAATTTTGAGCTGATGAACTCTAGCCAGCTGTATGACTACTACCAAAGCTTCCAAAACCCAGACAAAATTCCAAGCTGGTACAATGAAGAGCTGAAAAATACTGATACAGATTGGTTTGATATAGGCACACAACAAGGTGTAGTACAAGACTATGCCCTTACTTTTAATGGTGGTAGCGAGAAGGTCCGCACATATTTGACTGCCAACTATTACAATGAAGAAGGCTCTGTAAAAGGATATGTGTATGACCGTTTCAATGGTAGATTTAACCTTGATTATGATGTTACAGACTGGTTAACTATTAAGCCAAAGATTGCGACCTCATACATCAACACAGACAGTAGACAACATAGCCTGTATGCTTTGTACAGAAATATGCCTTGGGACAATCCTTATGACGAAGAAGGTAACCCTGTCAACGCACAGGAAGTACAATGGTATGGCCGTGACAACAGCAACTACCTGTATGACCTACAGTGGAATTACGGTGAGAATGAAATCGTGAACCTGATCGGTAACTTTGATTTTGAAATGGAACTGACAGATGGACTGAAGTTTATCTCTACCAACAACCTGTCTTACTATACTTCTGTCTATACTTCCTATACTGATCCTAGATCCATCTCAGGACAAGGTGACCAAGGACGTCTTTACAACAGCAGGTCAGATCGTGTTACCCGTTTTACCAACCAAATGCTTTCTTATAAAAAATCTATTGGAGATCACTTTATCAACGCTCTAGTAGCTTATGAATACAACGATTACAAATACCGTGATATGAGTGCTACAGGAAAAGGCATGGTACCTGGTACAACTGTACTGAATACCACTTCCCAACCTGTAAGTATTGGTGGTACAGCCAACGATTACGCTTTTCAATCATACCTGTTCAATGCAAACTATTCATATGACAACAGGTACTCACTTCAGTTCTCATTCAGAAGAGACGGTGCCTCAAGGTTTGGAGACAACAACAAGTATGGTAATTTCTATGCCATCAGTGGTGCATGGAATATCCACAATGAAGAATTCTTCAATGTAAAACATATCAATAGCTTAAGACTTAAAGCCAGCTATGGTGGCATAGGTAACACTCCAAGTTCTCTATACCCACAGTATGAGCTTTACTCTCTTAGTGATCAATACAATGGCTCCCCTTCAGCATTTCCATCTTCATTGGGTAATGATGACCTGACATGGGAAAGAACTTTTGAAACAAACTTTGGTTTGGAAGCCTATGTATTCGACATCTTGAATATAAACTTCGAAGTATATGATAAGAATACTTCAGAGCTATTAAGCTATGTACCACTTCCTGCTGTTTCAGGCTTTAGTGGGTACTATGACAACATTGGCGCAGTAAGAAACAAAGGTATAGAGCTGTCTACAACCGTAGACATCCTGAAAAGAGCAGATATAGAGTGGAGTTTGAATGCTAACTGGACTCGTAACCGCAATGAAATCACTTCACTGTATAATGGTGACGAACAACTCGGCGGTAACAAAATCATCAAGGAAGGTAGCAATATCGATACTTGGTATATGAGAAAATGGTTAGGTGTAAATCCTGATAACGGTGCACCACTTTGGGAAGTTGTTGATGAGGAAACGGGTGAAGTAAGCACTACAGAAAACTATGCACAAGCGACATTACAGGATGTTGGAGTAAGTACACCAGACTTCTATGGTGGATTTGGAACATACTTCTCATATAAAGGTTTCTATACCTCTCTTAATTTCAACTACTCTGTGGGTGCAATGGCCTACAATGCTGCAAGAGAAACTTTTGACAGTGATGGTGCTTATAGTACTTACAACCAAATGGTACTGGCTGATGGCTGGAGCCGTTGGGAAAAGCCAGGAGATGTGGCTACGCACCCTGCTGCTTATATCGGTGGTAATAAAAACGCACACAAGACCTCTTCAAGGTACCTTGAGGAAGCTGATTTCCTAAGGCTAAGAAACATTACACTAGGTTATAACCTGCCGGCTACTTTAGTCAATAAAGCATTTATGAGCAGTGCCAATGTTTACCTATCAATTGACAATGTATTTACTTCCACTCCATTCTCAGGCGTTGACCCAGAGGCTGCAATCTATGGCGATGGTAGTTCTTTATACCCACTACCAAGAAAAGTCATGATAGGTGCTAATATCTCATTCTAA
- a CDS encoding Gfo/Idh/MocA family protein, which translates to MDKVRIGIIGVGYRGMIHLQNLLQRDDVIIRAISDPNIDNLAKALSFIETRGEKKPNLYSELNGYKHLLDKEKLDGVIVSVPWHLYYPICKYALEKGIYVGVEAASAQTMEELYDLLETAQRFGGKCMLLENACYHRDVMAVMNMIKDGLFGELVHCRGGYEHDLRSIKFSPEMEFGAGTQSEAAWRTEHSVRRNGDLYPTHGVGPIAQLLDINRGNRFISLSSYSTKSVGLNRYVAKHQGGQHENAKRKFRLGDVVTTTLTTAKGETVVLTHNTNVARPYSLGFRVQGTDGIWIQENGNHLYLEHFGEDNIWHADSKQLLEQFDHNLWQRFGLAAAKTVRHEMDYFVLKEFVEAIQEEREPRFDIYDMVTWLSITPLSERSIEQDNAKVAFPDFTEGKWQERISFYKEPSLTY; encoded by the coding sequence ATGGATAAAGTAAGGATAGGGATCATCGGAGTAGGCTACAGAGGGATGATTCATTTGCAGAACCTGTTGCAACGTGATGATGTAATTATTAGGGCAATCAGTGATCCTAACATTGATAACCTGGCAAAAGCCCTAAGTTTTATAGAGACCCGTGGAGAGAAGAAACCTAATTTGTATTCTGAGCTTAACGGATATAAGCACCTGTTAGATAAGGAAAAGTTGGATGGGGTTATAGTCTCTGTACCTTGGCATCTTTACTATCCAATCTGTAAATATGCGCTGGAAAAAGGCATTTATGTAGGTGTTGAAGCTGCTAGCGCTCAAACGATGGAAGAGTTGTACGATCTGCTTGAAACAGCTCAACGGTTTGGAGGAAAGTGTATGTTGCTGGAAAACGCTTGTTACCACCGTGATGTAATGGCAGTGATGAATATGATAAAGGATGGACTTTTCGGAGAACTAGTGCACTGTAGGGGAGGGTATGAGCATGATTTGCGTTCAATAAAGTTTTCTCCTGAAATGGAATTTGGAGCTGGTACACAATCGGAAGCAGCATGGAGAACAGAACATTCAGTCCGTCGTAATGGAGACCTGTATCCAACACATGGAGTAGGACCTATTGCTCAGTTACTTGATATCAATAGGGGGAATAGGTTTATATCCCTTTCTTCCTATTCCACTAAATCAGTAGGGCTGAATCGTTATGTAGCCAAGCATCAAGGTGGTCAGCATGAGAACGCAAAGCGGAAGTTCAGACTTGGTGATGTTGTGACAACAACCCTGACCACAGCCAAAGGGGAAACGGTAGTGCTTACGCATAACACCAATGTAGCCAGACCATACTCTTTAGGATTCAGAGTGCAGGGAACGGATGGAATTTGGATTCAGGAAAATGGCAATCACCTTTACCTAGAGCATTTTGGGGAAGACAATATATGGCATGCAGACAGTAAGCAGCTATTGGAGCAATTTGACCATAATTTATGGCAACGATTTGGGCTTGCAGCAGCCAAAACAGTCAGGCATGAGATGGACTATTTTGTGTTGAAGGAATTTGTGGAAGCTATTCAGGAGGAGCGGGAACCTAGGTTTGATATTTATGATATGGTGACTTGGCTGTCGATAACACCTCTTTCTGAGCGGTCAATCGAGCAAGATAATGCAAAAGTGGCTTTTCCTGATTTTACAGAAGGGAAATGGCAGGAACGAATTAGCTTTTATAAAGAACCAAGCCTGACTTATTAA
- a CDS encoding FAD-containing oxidoreductase encodes MKKYDSIIIGTGQAGPSMALKLAGKGEKVAIIERKFYGGTCVNNGCTPTKTLIASARAAHVSRNSSELGVAIEGNVKVDMKKVKARKDKIVQESTKGIENALKGMKNLDVYEGHGRFIDAHTIAVGDEQLQADKVYINVGGRARILEGAREVKYLTNSSIMDIDFVPEHLIIIGGSYIGIEFGQMYSRFGSQVTIVEMSDRLIRREDEDVSVAVQEILQKEGVNIRLNAECIKATQKGDKIKVEVNCDEDGSDIIGSHLLLAVGRTPNTDDLGLDKAGIETDQRGFIKVNEQLETNVKGVWALGDCNGKGAFTHTAYNDYEIVADNLLENTDRKVSDRITCYALYMDPPLARVGMNEQQAKESGKKVLKGERPMSRIARAKEKGETYGFMKILVEEDSQKLIGATILGVGGDEVIHSLLDVMYSEKPYTVITHAMHIHPTVSELIPTVLGDLKPLE; translated from the coding sequence ATGAAAAAATACGATTCCATCATTATCGGTACAGGTCAAGCAGGTCCTTCAATGGCACTTAAGCTTGCCGGAAAAGGTGAAAAAGTAGCCATCATTGAAAGAAAGTTTTATGGTGGTACCTGTGTCAACAATGGTTGTACCCCCACAAAAACCCTAATTGCGAGTGCTCGTGCCGCCCATGTTAGCCGTAACAGTTCTGAACTTGGCGTTGCTATTGAAGGCAATGTGAAAGTGGATATGAAAAAGGTGAAGGCTCGAAAAGACAAGATTGTGCAGGAATCTACCAAGGGAATTGAAAATGCACTCAAAGGGATGAAAAACTTAGATGTTTATGAAGGGCATGGCAGGTTTATAGACGCACATACTATTGCTGTCGGAGATGAACAGTTACAAGCTGACAAAGTCTATATCAATGTTGGTGGAAGAGCAAGGATTTTAGAAGGGGCAAGAGAGGTCAAATACCTCACGAATAGCAGTATTATGGATATAGACTTTGTACCTGAACACCTTATTATTATAGGTGGCAGTTATATAGGTATAGAGTTCGGGCAGATGTACAGCAGGTTTGGCAGTCAAGTAACCATTGTGGAAATGAGTGACAGGCTTATCCGAAGAGAGGATGAGGATGTATCGGTAGCTGTTCAGGAAATTCTGCAAAAAGAAGGCGTAAATATCAGACTAAATGCAGAATGTATCAAGGCTACACAGAAGGGAGATAAAATCAAGGTAGAAGTAAATTGTGACGAGGACGGTTCTGATATTATTGGCTCCCACTTGCTTTTGGCTGTCGGCAGGACTCCTAATACTGATGACCTTGGGCTTGACAAAGCTGGTATTGAAACGGACCAAAGAGGCTTTATCAAAGTCAATGAGCAACTGGAAACCAATGTAAAAGGTGTTTGGGCACTAGGTGATTGCAATGGAAAAGGGGCTTTTACACACACTGCCTACAATGATTATGAGATCGTTGCTGACAACTTGCTCGAAAACACTGACAGAAAAGTCAGTGACCGTATTACATGTTATGCATTGTATATGGATCCCCCTTTGGCTAGAGTTGGCATGAATGAGCAGCAGGCTAAAGAAAGTGGCAAAAAAGTACTGAAAGGAGAAAGGCCTATGTCAAGAATTGCTCGGGCTAAGGAAAAAGGAGAGACATATGGTTTTATGAAAATACTGGTAGAAGAAGACTCCCAAAAGCTTATAGGGGCAACCATTTTGGGCGTTGGTGGAGATGAGGTGATCCACTCACTGCTAGATGTGATGTATTCAGAAAAACCTTATACGGTGATTACACATGCCATGCATATACATCCTACTGTGTCAGAGCTTATTCCAACAGTATTGGGGGATCTCAAGCCGTTAGAATGA
- a CDS encoding Kelch repeat-containing protein — protein MLRPYLIRAVALFISILSVAACEDDTADTTPDEVVKEDSLKNDTTVVDTVIVDTTVIDTTDIDTVIVDTTVVDTVIVDTVVTDTVTNEDTTVVVNPYPGNTNKWTTIQAADGSQPVERHEAAFIEVKNKFYLLGGRGIRPVSIFDPATQKWSEGAKPPKELHHFQPIVWDDKVYILGAFTGGFPRETPTANIYIYDPAVDTWSVGAEVPANRRRGSAGVVVYDNKFYVACGVVNGHTDGHQKWFDVYDPATNSWSVLPDAPRERDHFQAVVADHKLYLAAGRLSKVDNNVFANTIGEVDVYDFKSGQWTTLADPIPTQRAGTAATLYKGEVIIAGGESDKQNPAHSEVEALNPDSHQWHAMPPLVEGRHGSGLIVWKGMIFIASGCGIRGGKPELKTMEYYSE, from the coding sequence ATGCTACGGCCCTACCTTATTAGAGCAGTTGCTCTATTCATTTCAATCTTATCCGTTGCTGCCTGTGAAGATGATACTGCCGATACAACCCCTGATGAAGTTGTAAAGGAAGATTCATTGAAAAATGATACGACAGTTGTGGACACAGTTATCGTGGATACCACTGTGATAGATACTACTGATATAGATACTGTAATCGTAGACACCACTGTGGTGGATACGGTTATTGTGGATACAGTAGTTACTGACACAGTTACTAATGAAGACACCACAGTCGTGGTGAACCCATACCCTGGAAATACCAATAAATGGACCACCATTCAGGCTGCTGACGGCTCTCAACCTGTCGAAAGACACGAAGCAGCTTTTATTGAAGTCAAAAACAAGTTTTATCTCCTTGGAGGAAGAGGGATTCGTCCTGTCAGTATTTTTGACCCTGCGACACAGAAATGGTCGGAAGGAGCCAAACCGCCTAAGGAATTGCACCATTTCCAACCAATTGTCTGGGATGATAAGGTGTATATTCTGGGAGCATTTACGGGAGGATTTCCAAGGGAGACTCCTACAGCAAACATTTATATTTATGACCCTGCTGTGGATACATGGAGTGTTGGTGCTGAGGTTCCTGCCAATAGGAGGAGAGGTAGTGCAGGGGTAGTGGTTTATGACAACAAGTTTTATGTAGCTTGTGGTGTAGTGAATGGTCATACGGATGGACATCAAAAATGGTTTGATGTTTATGATCCGGCGACGAACTCATGGTCAGTATTGCCGGATGCACCTCGAGAAAGGGATCATTTCCAAGCGGTTGTCGCAGACCATAAGCTTTACCTTGCAGCAGGACGGTTATCAAAGGTTGATAACAATGTATTTGCAAATACAATTGGGGAAGTGGATGTGTATGATTTTAAGTCAGGCCAATGGACGACGCTAGCAGACCCGATCCCTACCCAGCGAGCAGGAACAGCGGCTACACTATATAAAGGTGAAGTTATTATTGCCGGAGGAGAGTCTGATAAGCAAAATCCTGCACATAGTGAAGTGGAAGCATTAAATCCGGATTCGCATCAATGGCATGCTATGCCACCACTTGTGGAAGGTAGGCATGGATCAGGTCTTATTGTATGGAAAGGGATGATATTTATAGCTTCTGGCTGTGGTATTCGAGGAGGAAAACCTGAGTTGAAAACGATGGAGTATTACTCTGAATAG